A region from the Halobacillus mangrovi genome encodes:
- the fabI gene encoding enoyl-ACP reductase FabI codes for MNFSLEGRTYVVMGVANKRSIAWGIARSLHEAGARLIFTVASERFAKSVKDLAETLEGGEESLVYECDVTNDEAIIQTFEKIQEDVGTIHGLAHCIAFANRDELKDEFLNTSRDGFLTAHNISSYSLTAVARAAKPLMTDGGSILTLTYLGGEQVVKNYNVMGVAKASLDASMKYLANDLGKHNIRVNAISAGPIRTLSAKGVGDFNQILSVIEERSPLRRPVTQEEVGDTAYYLMSDLSRGVTGEIIHVDSGFNIVSY; via the coding sequence ATGAATTTTTCTTTAGAAGGACGCACGTATGTGGTCATGGGAGTGGCCAATAAACGAAGTATTGCCTGGGGCATAGCTCGATCCCTTCATGAAGCTGGAGCGCGATTGATATTCACCGTTGCTTCTGAGCGCTTTGCTAAATCTGTCAAAGACCTTGCTGAAACGCTTGAAGGTGGGGAAGAGTCACTCGTTTATGAATGTGATGTCACCAATGACGAAGCCATCATCCAGACGTTTGAGAAAATTCAAGAGGACGTAGGCACCATTCACGGTCTGGCTCACTGCATCGCTTTTGCCAACCGTGACGAGTTGAAAGATGAGTTCTTGAATACAAGTCGAGATGGCTTTCTGACAGCACATAACATCAGTTCTTATTCCCTGACTGCAGTCGCACGAGCTGCGAAGCCATTGATGACTGATGGTGGAAGCATCTTGACCCTTACTTACCTTGGCGGCGAGCAAGTAGTGAAAAACTACAACGTTATGGGAGTAGCAAAAGCAAGCCTTGATGCAAGCATGAAATACTTGGCGAACGATCTAGGGAAACATAACATTCGTGTTAATGCGATCTCCGCTGGGCCAATTCGTACGCTTTCTGCAAAAGGAGTCGGTGATTTCAATCAGATTCTCTCTGTCATTGAAGAACGTTCTCCATTGCGCAGACCAGTGACACAAGAAGAGGTCGGTGACACGGCTTATTACTTGATGAGTGACCTTTCAAGAGGTGTTACAGGCGAGATTATTCACGTCGATTCTGGTTTCAACATTGTTTCTTACTAA